The genomic region ATTAAGTAAAATTTCGGACAAGCAGCTTGAATTTCTTACTAGTTTCTTGCATTAAACGGGGTTTCATCTAATAAGGAAATAAATCGAGAATAATTACAAAAAATAATGAAGCGAGCCGAACAACTCGCAAATATAAGCCAAAGGTACAGGAGCTTAAAAAAGCATCACTTAAATTCGATCGAAAAAATTATAAAAGCGATCGCGATCGTGCCAAATTTTTACGACTTTCACAGTTAAGAAATTATCTGCACGTACTTTCACCGATCGCAAAAATACGGAAGCGATCGCTGCTATGCGATCGAGACAAGACTATCGAGACAAGATTATCGAAACGAGTTATGGTTGCTGCACTGTGGAATGAGAATGCCACGATCTGTGAGTTGGTTCATGGTAGCTTGAACTTTAGCTATGGGTAACTCAAGCTTATAAGCAACTAGTACCGCACTACAGAAAGGATGGCGTTGGAGTACGTTGAAGACGTTCTGCTCTAAGTCGCTCATGAATCTGTCCTCCAAGCTGTTCTTGTCTCACAAATAGGACAAGAAAGTGAATAAGCTGTGAAGTCGGGAGATAAAATTTTTCTCACGCTTGATTTACGCATCACCACTTGCGGGTAGAGTGACGGTAAAAATAGTACCTTGTCCGAGAGTACTTTCGGCAGTAATTTGTCCTTGGTGGTTGGCAACAATCGCAGCCGCAATTGCTAAACCCAATCCCGAACCTGTTGATGCTTGTACTGCTTGTGATGCTGTCGCGTGAGTCCGAGCAGGATCGACGCGATAAAAGCGATCGAATAAGTGAGGTAAAGCAGTTTCGGGAATACCAATACCCGTGTCTTTAACTTTGACTTGAAGGCGAGAAGAGAGGAGCGAGGAGCGAGGAGTGAGGGGCGAGGAAAAAAGTTCTTTGTTAGTAGAGATATGTTGTAGCTCGACCCGAATTTCACCACCTTCTGGGGTGTAATGTATAGCATTACCAATCAAGTTTGTAAATAATCGTGCTAGTTGATTCCAGTCTCCCTGGAGGGTAAACCAATCATCTTCGGTTTCTGTCTCCGTTGGTGCGGTTAAATCTAGGAAAATTTTGATCTTCTTTTCTGCTGCGGCGAATTGCTGTTCTTCTACTACTTCCATTAACAGTGCATCTAAAGGACAGGCAGAAAATTGTGGTTGAACGATCCCGCTATCTTGACGCGCTAGAAATAATAAGTCATCTACGAGACGACCGAGGCGTTTAGTTAATCGTTCTACTACTTTTAATTGTTGTCCGTATTTTAAAGAGCCTGCGCCTTGTCCTCCGGCTGAATCTAATTCTGCTAAAGCGACTTGGACGTTAGTTTGAATTAAAGCGATCGGGCTTCTCAATTCATGGGAAGCATCAGCAGTAAATTGTTTTAAGCGTTGGTAAGAATCTTTGACCGGTTCCATTGCTTTTCCCGAAAGAAACCAACCGCAAAGCGCTACGGATACGAGCATCAATCCAATACCCAAAATTAAATCGAAAGCGAGTTGCTGACTTGGTTTAGTAACTTCAAACCAAGGATGACTGACGCGCAAATATCCTAAAACTTGTCTTCCAATTTGGATTCTTTCGGTAACTTGTCTGAGGAGGAGTGAGGAGTGAGGAGTGAGGAGTGAGGGAGTTTCTACATCTTGATGGTGGCTAATTTGAACAGTTTCACCCGTGCGGTTGGGATGTAGGGGAATATCTAAAGGTTCCGTAAAGGTTGACCAGAGTAGTTCTCCAGTAGGGCTAAACCATTCTAAATCGATGCGATCGTCATCAACTGTATCGGCATTATCTCGAAAAGAAGCTTCAATATTTAACCGTTGTCCACTTTCTGGGGAAATTGGTTCGATGACCAGCGATCGCCCCACAATTTCTACGACATGATTTAAGGTATCGTCAATCCGTTCGATCAGGGTATTACGGACGTACCAATACATCCCACTGGCAAATAGGAGCAGTAGGATAGCAGTAACGGCTGTATACCAAAGTGCTAATCGGCGACGAGTGGTTTGGAACATAAATAGGGAGCAGGGAGCAGGGAGTAGGGAGCAGGAGGAAGAGAGCAGGGGAGCAGAGGAAGCAGAGGAGTAACTACCAACTACCGATTACCTATTACCCATTACCAACAACTCATACAAATGACAAATTATAAACTACGAGTCAGAAATAATGGACTGCGAAGTATGTCGGTAGTAGCATGGCGATTAGCTCGATAAGAGAGGTTGTTGTCACTGTTGAGGTAGTAAAGAGGGAACGCTAAAACAAATTACATCGGCGGATGTCGAGATTATGATTTTCAAGGAGTTAAAGCCCAGACGGGGTTGGATTATAGGTGTGACTGCGGGGGCGATCGCGCTCGGTTTAATTGGTGTCGGAGTTACTCAGTTAAGAAATTCTGACCGAGCTAAACCAACAGCATCTCAGACTCCTGCACCTCTACCTCAAAAGGTAACAGTTGTTGCTCTCGGACGACTAGAACCGGAAGGGGAAGCAATTCGCGTCAGTGGTCCTAATGGCGAACGAATTGGCAAATTACTAGTCTCACGCGGCGACTTTGTCAAGGTAGGGGCGATTATTGCTTATTTAGAAAGTTACGATGAGAGGCTGGCGGAAAGAAATTATGCTGCTAGTCAATTAGCTGAAGCGCAGGAGAGGCTAAAAGCATCAACTGCATACGCTCAAGCCCAAATCAAAGAAGCTCAAACGCGAATTCAACAGGTCGATCGCCCCGGAACTTTTGAGGTAGAGGCGCAAAGAGCAACTGTTCGGCAGATAGAAGCAGAGTTAGCTTTAGCACAAACTGACTTACAACGCAACCAAAACCTTTATCAAGAAGGCGCGATCGCCAAGCAAGAATTAGATCGGCAAGTCAGTCAGACACGTAGCTTGCAGGAACAACTCAACAACGCCAAAGCATCCTTGATTCGGCTGGAAAATGCCGTGAAAGCGAATCTAGGCAATGCTGAGACTCAACTGAAGTCAGAGCAAGCAAATCTACCATTAACGCAAGTCCAAGCGGCAGCGCGATCGGCAGCACAAAATCTGGAATTAGCCGAAGCACGGTTGCAGCGGACAATTATTCGCGCTCCCAGAACTGGGAGAATTCTACGGGTTTTTGCCTATCCTGGGGAGGCGATCGCCGATGATGGGATTGTGGAAATGGGAGATACGCGCCGGATGTATGCCGTGGCTGAGGTGTATGAATCTGATGTGGGGTTGGTAAAAGTCGGGCAAAAGGCAACGATTACCAGTTGTAATGGTGCTTTTGCTAAACCAATAACTGGAAAAGTCTCGGAAATTGGCTGGCAGATCTTTAAAAATAACGTTCTCGATGACGATCCGGCGGCTAATGCCGATGCACGGGTGGTAGAAGTGAGAGTGCTTTTGGACGATCGCCAAACAGTAGCAGCTCTGACCAATTTACAGGTAGACGTGAAAATTGACGTGAAATAACAGCAGTTAGTGTCTTTCACGCAAATGCAAAAATCAAAAAAAACTGGTCACTGGTCACTGGTCACTGGTCACTGAAGATGAGGACTCCGATCGCCTGGTTGAATTTGGCACACGAAAAGACGCGGTTAGTTGTCGCGATCGCCGGAGTTGCTTTTGCGGTCATTCTCGTATTTATGAACTTGGGTTTTTTGGGTTCTCTGGCAAAATCTGCCAGCCAAATGTACGAGCAAATTAATGCTGATATCTATCTGCGATCGCCTTTAGCTTTAGAAATTAGCAGTACCAAACCCTTTGCAATCGAGCGGATCTATCAAGCACGAGGAGTTAACGGCGTAGAAAGAGCTATGCCACTTTATTTAGGTTATCTCCAATGGCGCAACCCCGAAACTCGCCTCAGCCGAGCGATCTTTGCCTTTGGCATTAACCCCAGCGATCCGGTATTTTTAATTCCAGAATTGGATTCTCCGGCAAATCGAGCCGCGCTACTGCGTCCAGATACCGTTCTATACGATCGCCTTTCCCGCCCTGAATACGGGACGCAAAAAATTGGCACGACGACAGAAGCCAGATCGAGAGGAATTGGCAGAAAAGTGACAATTGGTGGTCAATACACCTTCGGCGGTGGATTTGCTGCTGATGGCACGTTAATTATGAGCGATCAAAACTTTCGCCGCTATTTCGATCCCTTTCCACTCAACCGCGTCAGTTTAGGACTAGTGAAACTGCGATCGGATGCAGATATCGATACAGTTGTCAAGGACTTGCAGCGAATTTTACCCAAAGATGTCGAAGTGATTACGAAAGCAGAAATCATCGATCGCGATCGCGAGTACTGGATTGGGGCAACTTCCACGGGCTTTATCTTTGGCATGGGGGTGATTGTCTCCTGTATTGTCGGTGTCGTCATCGTCTATCAAATTCTCTATACCGATGTTTCCAGCCACTTACGGCAATATGCCACCCTCAAAGCAATGGGTTATCGCAGCCGAGTTTTATGCGCGATCGTCATTCAAGAAGCAATTAGTGGGACTTTGTAAGAAAGATGGAGCAAATTGAGCTAGAATGCGGGTAGGAGTTGCGTTTTACGTCAGTCTCGACAGGAGCAACGTAAGGTGAAAGATCAAGTACCAGCAGCGATGCCGCAGTGCTTTGAGAACTGGTGTCGTCGGTTTGATGATGTATTTTCGCGTCAGAAGCAGCGGCAGGAATTTCGTGTTTATCTAGGGGGACTGCTGGGTGAGAGTCAGCGCAAAAACCTGAGCCAACTGGTCACAAATACAGTAGATGGCTCCTACAACAGCCTCAGACATTTTCTCAACAATGCCCCTTGGGATGAAGTCAAGCTAAATAATCGGCGGTTGGAGGTGATGCACCAGTGTCGCCAGACGACCCCGAGTCAAGGTTTCACATTGATTGTAGATGATTCGGGACATCGCAAAAGTGGTGCGGCTACTGATGGGGTAGGACGGCAGTACATTGGGGAGATTGGCAAGACTGACAATGGTATTGTGCTGCTGACTACCTACTTGTATGATGGAGTGCGACGTCTGCCGTTAGATGTTGCACTCTATCAACACGCAAGTTTATTCGAGCAAGGCAAGGCAGACCCCAACTTCCAGAAAAAACCTGACCTGGCTCTAGACTTGGTTGACCAATGCTTGAAGCGCGGTTATCGACCGGGTGTGACTGTAATTGATGCAGGCTACGGTAATAACACGCCTTTTCTCAAGCAGTTGGAGTCGAGAAACCTAACTTACGTGGCAGCAATCGCCAAAAACCGCCAAGTTACTGCTCAAACATCAGGTGATGAGTCTGCTCGTAAGCAGGGATTAGAAGCTATTGCTCAAACCTTGGCAGTGGAGCAGTTCACACCTGTGCAACTCAATCTGGAGCAGCCCCGGACAGTTTGGGTGGCGCTGTTACCAGTTCACGTTCCGAAGCTCGAAGGCACTCGCTGGCTGGCGATTCAACTCAATGCCTCTAGTTTCGAGCAAGCGACGGAGGTGGATTACTTTCTCACCAATGCCTCTGACAACCAAGTCAGTGCGGCTTGGGTAGCTCAAACATATTCTGCTCGCAACTGGGTGGAGGTCTTCTATCGAGAAGCCAAGGGCTGGTTGGGTTTGAGTGAGTATCAAGTTCGGGATGCTCTGAGTATGAAGCGTCATTGGGTTTTAGTGTTCATCGCTTACACCTTCATCCTTTGGCATCAGTTGACCGGCGGATTCCGCAGACGTTGGGCAACCAAACCCTTACAAACCTTTGCCGAAGCATTGGAGGCATTCCGCACCGCAGTCGAGTTTCGTTTGGTCCGCTGGCTTAATGAGCATGTTGATGTATTTGCCTCTCACAGAGCTAAGTTCGGCTATATTTGGGCTTAGAAAGTTTTAAAGTCCCATTATTCTTGCTCTTCTAGGTTACATTCCAGGCTTCGCCATCTCCCTTGGTCTATACGATCTCACCTTAAAAGCCACCAGTGGAGGTCTACCCATCGCCATGGAACTCGAACGCGCTATTTTCGTGCTGCTACTAACGATCCTCATGTGTACCATCTCCGGCTTAGTTTCCCTGCAAAAAGTCATCAACGCCGATCCCGCCGAAGTTTTTTAGGGAGTCGGGAGTCGGGAGAGTGGCTAGTGGCTAGTGGCTAGGGGAACTAGAATTGCTCTCTTCTCTCCCTCAGCTCTCTTCTCTCCCTCAGCTCTCTTCTCTCCCTCAGCTCTCTTCTCTCCCTCACCCCTAGTCATGCTTCCCCCCCGTCACACTCCTTTGGCTTGGTTCAATCTGACTCACGAAAAGCGCCGCTTGTTGACCGCCGTTGCAGGAGTCTCTTTTGCCGTGTTGTTGATGTTTATCTTTCAAGGGTTTGAAAATGCTTTGTACGACAGCCTAGTACAACTGCTAAAACGGCTCAATGGAGAAATTCTGATCGTCAATCGGCTCAAGTACAATATGTTCGTACCAGAGCAATTTGCCCGCAGACGACTTTATCAAGCACAGACTTTTGAGGGTGTAGTCGCTGCCTATCCTTTTTACACGACTACAGGCGATTGAAAAAATCCTCAAACGAAAACGATCAGACCATTGCGGGTCATTGCTTTCAACCCAGATGACCCTGTATTGCCTCTGCCTGGAATTTTACAACATCGGGAGGCGTTGAAGCTACCTTGGACGGCACTCATTGACGACCAATCGCGATCGGAAGTGGGATCGATCGCTCCTGGTACAGTCACCGAGTTGTCAGAACAGCAAATTCGGTTGGTGGGTACTTTTAGTTTGGGAACGGACTTTGCTTCTGGAAATGGCAATGTCGTCATCAGCGACCAAAATTTTTTGCGCTATTTTGCTAACTTGGCTCCAGAGGAAGACAGCCGCACGCTCAATACTGTCGATATCGGACTGTTGAAAGTGGCGGAAAATGCCGATGTCGATGCGATCGCATCTGCACTGCGCCAGCAACTACCGCAAGATGTCGCCGTGTGGACGAAAGCCGAGTTCGTGCAAAAAGAATTAAGCTACTGGCAAGAAAATACGGCAATTGGCTTTGTGTTTTCGCTGCTAACAACGATGGGTTTTTTTGTCGGGATTATTTTGGTTTATCAAATTTTGTATACGGATGTAGCAGAACATTGGGCAGAATATGCCACGCTCAAAGCGATCGGTTATTCTAATTTTCACCTGCTAGGAATCGTGTTGCAGGAATCGGTGATTCTCGTGTTTTTTGGCTTTGTCCCAGGATTTTTTATCAGTTTGGGACTGTATAGTTTGACAGCTAATTCTACAGGTTTGTTAATGCAAATGACTTGGGAACGAGCAATCAATATTCTGATTGCTACCTTTATTATGTGTTTAATTTCGGGCGCGATCGCCGTGCGTAAAGTTCAAGCGACAGATCCGGCGGAGGTATTTGGTTCGTGAGAAAGATAAGTAAGTCAAAAGTTAAAAGTCAAAAGTCAAAATTTTTCTATTGCCGACTCCCGACTCCCGACTCCCGACTCCCTGCTATACGTGACAGCTTATGACAGATAAATTTGCTGTTATAATTCGCCGACTCAATTATTATTTTGGGCAGGGCGATTTACGTACCCAGGTATTGTCTGACATCAATCTCGATCTACCCAAGGGACAAATCGTGATTATGACTGGTCCATCGGGTTCGGGGAAAACAACTCTTTTGAGTTTAATTGGAGCGTTGCGATCGGCTCATGAAGGGAATTTATTAGTATTAGAAAAAGAATTAGTCGGACTGCATAAATCTCAATTGGTAGAAATACGACGGAATATTGGTTTTATCTTCCAAGCACACAATTTATTTGAATCTCTGACTGCCTCGCAAAATGTAGAAATGGCTGTGGAATTAACAAATAACTGGCGAGAAAAGCGCAAATTAGCAGTAGAAATGTTGAGTCAATTGGGTTTAGCCAACCGCGTCGATTATAAACCCAATGCTTTATCAGGAGGACAAAAACAAAGAGTCGCGATCGCCCGTGCTTTAGTCAATCAACCGCGACTAATTTTAGCAGACGAACCCACTGCTGCCTTAGATAAAAAGTCGGGGCGCGAAGTTGTGATGTTGATGCAAAAACTTGCCAAGGAACAGGGCTGCACGATTTTAATTGTCACCCACGACAATAGTATTTTAGATGTAGCCGATCGCATTATTAACTTAGTTGAAGGTCGTTTAGAATCGGACGAAAATTTAGATAATTTCGTCTCTAGCCGCGATCCGAAAAGTATCGATCGGAGGATGTTTAGTTAATGCCGGAGTTATAAGGGCGAGTTCACCTAACATCTCTGTCAGTAGTGAAGTATCTTAATGAACTCGCCCGTACAAGAATCGGGAGTCGGGTGTAGAGACATTACATGTAACGTCTCTACATAAGCCGGTTTTCTAAGCGCCTTCCCTTAATTTATCCAACACGCTACGATCTTCTAGAGTGGAAGTATCCCCAGAAACTTCTTCACCTGCGGCTAGAGAACGGAGTAACCGCCGCATGATTTTCCCCGAACGGGTTTTGGGTAGGGAATCGGTAAAGCGAATTTCGCCAGGACGCGCGATCGCCCCAATTTCATTGACGACGTGCTGCTTGAGTTCCTTGTTCAACGCCTCGCTGGGTGTTATCGTCCCTTCTAGGGTGACAAAGGCAACGATTTCTTCTCCTTTCACCTCATCTGGCTTACTCACGACGGCGGCTTCAGCTACCGCTGGATGAGACACCAAGGCTGATTCAACTTCCATCGTCCCCAAACGGTGTCCGGCTACGTTGATCACGTCATCGACACGACCCATCACCCAGTAATAACCATTTTCATCCCGTCTCGCCCCGTCTCCAGCAAAATAGACGTACTGTCCATCTTTGGGGGGGATGTGTTCCCAATAGGTGCGGCGGAAGCGATCGGGATCGTTGTAGACTGTCCGCATCATTCCAGGCCAAGGGTGACGCACGACTAAATAGCCACCGTTATAATCGCCGACGGGGTTGCCTTCTAAATCCACTACGTCAGCTAAGATGCCAGGGAAAGGACGAGTCGCCGAACCAGGTTTAGTAGGAATTGCCCCTGGTAAGGGTGTAATCATGATACCCCCAGTTTCCGTTTGCCACCAAGTATCGACAATCGGACAGCGATCGCCGCCAATAACGCGCTGATACCACATCCAGGCTTCAGGATTGATCGGTTCGCCTACCGTTCCCAGCAAGCGTAGGGAAGAGAGATTTCTGGCTTTGGGCAAGTCTTCACCCATTCTAATAAAGGCGCGAATCGCCGTAGGTGCGGTGTAGAAGATATTTACGCCGTATTTTTCAATTACATCCCACATACACCCAGGATTGGAGGGACGCGGCGCACCTTCATACATCAGTGTAGTTGCACCGTTAGATAGGGGACCGTAGACGATGTAGCTATGTCCGGTAATCCAACCCACATCCGCCGTACACCAGTAGACATCAGTATCTTGTAGGTCAAAAATCCATTTGGTTGTCATGTGGGTGTAGAGGTTGTAACCTGCGGTTGTGTGTACAACACCCTTGGGTTTACCCGTGCTACCAGAAGTATAGAGGACAAACAGCATATCCTCGCTGTCCATCGGTTCGGCGGGACAATCTGCCGATATGCCTTTTTCTAAATCGTGCCACCAACGATCGCGCCCTGCTTCCATGTGAACTTGTTGTGCTGTACGCTTGACAACGAGGACGTTTTCGACCGTAGGGACGGCATTCTCAGCTAAAGCTTTATCAACTTGATCTTTAAGGGGAACGATCGCATCTTTACGCCAACCGCCATCGGCTGTCACGACTAACTTAGCTTGAGCGTCATTCAGGCGATCGCGCAAGGCTTCGGCGCTGAAACCACCAAAGACAACGCTGTGAGGTGCGCCAATTCTGGCACAGGC from Chroococcidiopsis sp. SAG 2025 harbors:
- a CDS encoding ATP-binding cassette domain-containing protein, coding for MTDKFAVIIRRLNYYFGQGDLRTQVLSDINLDLPKGQIVIMTGPSGSGKTTLLSLIGALRSAHEGNLLVLEKELVGLHKSQLVEIRRNIGFIFQAHNLFESLTASQNVEMAVELTNNWREKRKLAVEMLSQLGLANRVDYKPNALSGGQKQRVAIARALVNQPRLILADEPTAALDKKSGREVVMLMQKLAKEQGCTILIVTHDNSILDVADRIINLVEGRLESDENLDNFVSSRDPKSIDRRMFS
- the acs gene encoding acetate--CoA ligase; this encodes MSQITIESILQEKRLFQPAAEFSQKAHIKSFDEYEELYNKAKANPQQFWAELAEKELHWFQKWDTVLDWQPPFAKWFVGGKINISYNCLDRHLTTWRKNKAALIWEGEPGDSRTLTYAQLHREVCKFANVLKQLGVKKGDLVGIYMPMIPEAAIAMLACARIGAPHSVVFGGFSAEALRDRLNDAQAKLVVTADGGWRKDAIVPLKDQVDKALAENAVPTVENVLVVKRTAQQVHMEAGRDRWWHDLEKGISADCPAEPMDSEDMLFVLYTSGSTGKPKGVVHTTAGYNLYTHMTTKWIFDLQDTDVYWCTADVGWITGHSYIVYGPLSNGATTLMYEGAPRPSNPGCMWDVIEKYGVNIFYTAPTAIRAFIRMGEDLPKARNLSSLRLLGTVGEPINPEAWMWYQRVIGGDRCPIVDTWWQTETGGIMITPLPGAIPTKPGSATRPFPGILADVVDLEGNPVGDYNGGYLVVRHPWPGMMRTVYNDPDRFRRTYWEHIPPKDGQYVYFAGDGARRDENGYYWVMGRVDDVINVAGHRLGTMEVESALVSHPAVAEAAVVSKPDEVKGEEIVAFVTLEGTITPSEALNKELKQHVVNEIGAIARPGEIRFTDSLPKTRSGKIMRRLLRSLAAGEEVSGDTSTLEDRSVLDKLREGA
- a CDS encoding FtsX-like permease family protein, producing MRVIAFNPDDPVLPLPGILQHREALKLPWTALIDDQSRSEVGSIAPGTVTELSEQQIRLVGTFSLGTDFASGNGNVVISDQNFLRYFANLAPEEDSRTLNTVDIGLLKVAENADVDAIASALRQQLPQDVAVWTKAEFVQKELSYWQENTAIGFVFSLLTTMGFFVGIILVYQILYTDVAEHWAEYATLKAIGYSNFHLLGIVLQESVILVFFGFVPGFFISLGLYSLTANSTGLLMQMTWERAINILIATFIMCLISGAIAVRKVQATDPAEVFGS
- a CDS encoding IS701 family transposase; the protein is MKDQVPAAMPQCFENWCRRFDDVFSRQKQRQEFRVYLGGLLGESQRKNLSQLVTNTVDGSYNSLRHFLNNAPWDEVKLNNRRLEVMHQCRQTTPSQGFTLIVDDSGHRKSGAATDGVGRQYIGEIGKTDNGIVLLTTYLYDGVRRLPLDVALYQHASLFEQGKADPNFQKKPDLALDLVDQCLKRGYRPGVTVIDAGYGNNTPFLKQLESRNLTYVAAIAKNRQVTAQTSGDESARKQGLEAIAQTLAVEQFTPVQLNLEQPRTVWVALLPVHVPKLEGTRWLAIQLNASSFEQATEVDYFLTNASDNQVSAAWVAQTYSARNWVEVFYREAKGWLGLSEYQVRDALSMKRHWVLVFIAYTFILWHQLTGGFRRRWATKPLQTFAEALEAFRTAVEFRLVRWLNEHVDVFASHRAKFGYIWA
- a CDS encoding efflux RND transporter periplasmic adaptor subunit; translated protein: MIFKELKPRRGWIIGVTAGAIALGLIGVGVTQLRNSDRAKPTASQTPAPLPQKVTVVALGRLEPEGEAIRVSGPNGERIGKLLVSRGDFVKVGAIIAYLESYDERLAERNYAASQLAEAQERLKASTAYAQAQIKEAQTRIQQVDRPGTFEVEAQRATVRQIEAELALAQTDLQRNQNLYQEGAIAKQELDRQVSQTRSLQEQLNNAKASLIRLENAVKANLGNAETQLKSEQANLPLTQVQAAARSAAQNLELAEARLQRTIIRAPRTGRILRVFAYPGEAIADDGIVEMGDTRRMYAVAEVYESDVGLVKVGQKATITSCNGAFAKPITGKVSEIGWQIFKNNVLDDDPAANADARVVEVRVLLDDRQTVAALTNLQVDVKIDVK
- the devC gene encoding ABC transporter permease DevC, which translates into the protein MRTPIAWLNLAHEKTRLVVAIAGVAFAVILVFMNLGFLGSLAKSASQMYEQINADIYLRSPLALEISSTKPFAIERIYQARGVNGVERAMPLYLGYLQWRNPETRLSRAIFAFGINPSDPVFLIPELDSPANRAALLRPDTVLYDRLSRPEYGTQKIGTTTEARSRGIGRKVTIGGQYTFGGGFAADGTLIMSDQNFRRYFDPFPLNRVSLGLVKLRSDADIDTVVKDLQRILPKDVEVITKAEIIDRDREYWIGATSTGFIFGMGVIVSCIVGVVIVYQILYTDVSSHLRQYATLKAMGYRSRVLCAIVIQEAISGTL
- a CDS encoding sensor histidine kinase, translated to MFQTTRRRLALWYTAVTAILLLLFASGMYWYVRNTLIERIDDTLNHVVEIVGRSLVIEPISPESGQRLNIEASFRDNADTVDDDRIDLEWFSPTGELLWSTFTEPLDIPLHPNRTGETVQISHHQDVETPSLLTPHSSLLLRQVTERIQIGRQVLGYLRVSHPWFEVTKPSQQLAFDLILGIGLMLVSVALCGWFLSGKAMEPVKDSYQRLKQFTADASHELRSPIALIQTNVQVALAELDSAGGQGAGSLKYGQQLKVVERLTKRLGRLVDDLLFLARQDSGIVQPQFSACPLDALLMEVVEEQQFAAAEKKIKIFLDLTAPTETETEDDWFTLQGDWNQLARLFTNLIGNAIHYTPEGGEIRVELQHISTNKELFSSPLTPRSSLLSSRLQVKVKDTGIGIPETALPHLFDRFYRVDPARTHATASQAVQASTGSGLGLAIAAAIVANHQGQITAESTLGQGTIFTVTLPASGDA